The following nucleotide sequence is from Corynebacterium hindlerae.
TTGCGAACGATGTAACTGAGCTGTGCCATTGAGACAGCTCCAGCTTCCGTCACATGTTTTGTGGTCATGGCATTCCTTCGGTCATGGGCTTGGAAAAATCAGCATCGGTTGGGGTCGTGAACTGCCGCGCCCAGTTCAGTTTGGTGCGCAGTTTGCGTTGCAACAGCATTCGGTGTGGTTGGGACGTCGCGGCGATGGCCCGTCCTAGGTACCGCTCGGCGCGCTCCAGCGCTGCCGCCCGCTTATCGACGGGAAGCAGTGCCGCAGATACCAGTCTCTCAATAGGGACTCCAACCACCTGACTAGCCAACTGAGCATACGCAGTCGCTTGGTCTGGGTTAGTCCACGAGGCTGTGCGCCATTGATCAGAGGCGGTAATTTGAGCCGGATGCACCCGATATGCCAGCCCCCACAATGGCTGACGCTGCAGGTGTAAACCTGCCACTGCGCAGCGAATCCAGAGGTCGTAATCTTCAGCTGGCACATGACGGTAACCACCGACTTCGCTGAGGGCTGCACGAGTGGCAACCATCGTCGGGTGCGAAACCGGATTGGTCAGGAGCAAATAGAGCGGAAACACCTCAGAGGGAATACCCAGCGGTGGCTGTGGTCTCAGCACTTTGCCCGAGAAGAAGGCAACCTGCTGGAACACCACGTCATCCCCACGCTGCAACGCGGGTAAGGAAGTACGAAATCGCCAGGGGGCACTGATATCGTCGGCGTCCATCCTTGCGATGAACTCAGAATCAGTGTTGTCGATCAACCAGTTCAAGGCGTGAGCGATCCCGCCTGAAGCTGGGCGGCTCACTACCTTGAGCCTACTGTTTCGCCCGTTGGATGTTTCCCCGGCACGCAACGCTGCTGC
It contains:
- a CDS encoding glycosyltransferase family 2 protein, which produces MPKLSVILPARNAATTVEQAVSSTLRALPDDAELVVLDDGSTDTTAAAALRAGETSNGRNSRLKVVSRPASGGIAHALNWLIDNTDSEFIARMDADDISAPWRFRTSLPALQRGDDVVFQQVAFFSGKVLRPQPPLGIPSEVFPLYLLLTNPVSHPTMVATRAALSEVGGYRHVPAEDYDLWIRCAVAGLHLQRQPLWGLAYRVHPAQITASDQWRTASWTNPDQATAYAQLASQVVGVPIERLVSAALLPVDKRAAALERAERYLGRAIAATSQPHRMLLQRKLRTKLNWARQFTTPTDADFSKPMTEGMP